Below is a genomic region from Corallococcus caeni.
ATCATACGTCGCCTCCGGCCGGGTCACCTTGCGGCCGCAGTACTGGCAGCGGCACTGGTCGCGCTGGTAGACGTTCTCGCGGCTGAAGCGCACGCCGCGCGGGCCCTTCCACAGGGCGCGCACGAAGCGGATGACGGACGGCATGCGCAGCTCCACCGTCACGGAGCGGATGACGCGGTCCTCGTACTCCTCCACGACCTCCACCTTGCCCTGCACCAGCAGCATGACGGCGCGTTGCCACGGGATGCGTGCGACGGGTTCGTAGGACTGGCTCAGCACCAGCGTTTCCATGACACGGGGCCTTTCGGGCGGAACAGGCCGCCAGGGAGTCGAACCCTGCTCGTCCGGTTTTGGAGTCCAGACGGCACCCGGTGCGCGGCCTATGGGGGAACTGGGAAGCGGAGAGGGAGCGCGGGAGCCCGGACGCGAAGAAGGCCGGGTTCCCTTGTCGGGAGCCCGGCCTCCAGGGCCATGCCTCGTCAGGGACAGAGCAGGGCGCCTTCAGGAGCCGGGCGAGGCGAGGCGATAGGACGCGAAGTCCCGCCAGCGGCACGTGGAAGGAGCGGTCGCCGGGCTGGGACGCGAGGACGCATCGATGCCGTGACCGGAAGGATTCAGGTGCTTGAGGTTCATCGGGGCCTGCTTCGTCGCCTGGCGCATCGGGACCGCTCCTTTCGCTCCCAGCGACGGCGGCGGAAATTCAGTCCTGACAGGCGAGCAGGCAGGACGTCGGGCCTGGCCGGTGCGGACCGGGGCCCTTCGAGCCGCCACCTCCGGCGTGCCTATACTCCGCTCTGCGATGTCCCAGGACGACCCCCAGCGCACCCCTTGCAACTGCCTGGCGCTGCGGCAGGCCAGCCGCCACGTCACGCAGTTCTATGATCAGGTGCTCGCGCCCAGCGGCCTCCGGACGACGCAGTACTCCATCCTCCAGCGCGTCCAGGCCCAGGGCCCGCTCACCGTGAACGCGCTGGCGGATCAGCTCGTCATGGATCCGTCCACGCTCACCCACAACCTCCGGCCTCTCTTGAAGGACGGCTTCGTGGCGCTGGAGGTGGGGCGCACCGACCGGCGCCAGCGCGCCGTCGCCATCACCGCGGAGGGGCAGGCCGTCTACCGCAAGGCCCGGCCCCTCTGGCTGCGCGCCCAGGCCGACTTCGAGCGCGCGGTGGGCGACACCCAGGCCTCCGCGTTGCGCGACCTGCTGGCCGCCGTCGCGCGGACCTCGCTGGGCGGAGCCGAAGCGGCGACGGAGGTCCCCTCCGCTCCCGGAGCCCGCTCCCGTCGCCGTTGAGCGCTCAGGCCCTCAGGGCTTGGGGGCCGTGGCGGTGGCGGGCTTGAGGTAGCGGTCGAGGAACTCCAGGGTGCGCCGGTCCACCTCCGCCTCGTTCTTCTTCTTCTTGAAGCCGTGGCCCTCGTCGGGGAGCAGCAGGTACTCCACGGGGACGCCGTTCTTCTTCACCGCCGCGACCATGTCGTCCGACTCCGCCTGGAGGACGCGCGGGTCGTTGGCGCCCTGGACCACGAACAACGGCTTCTTGATCTTGTCCGCGTGGAAGAGGGGGGAGATCTCCTTGAGCATCGCCTCCTGCTTCTCCGGGTCGCCTATCTCCTGCATCATGGCCTGACGGAAGGCGCCCCACTCGGGCGGCATGCTCTTGAGCGTGCGCAGCCAGTTGGACACGCCGAAGACGTCCACGCCCACGTCGAAGGCGTCCGGGTGGAAGGCGAGCGCCGCCAGCACCATGTAGCCGCCGTAGCTGCCGCCGAGGATGGCCACGCGCGAGCCGTCCACGTACGGCAGGCTGGCCAGGTACTTGCGGGCCTCCACGCAGTCTCGCAGCGGATCCTTGCCGTGCTTCTGGTCGTCCGCCTTGAAGAACGTCTTGCCGTAGCCGGAGCTGCCCCGGTTGTTGATGCCCAGCACCACGTAGCCGTGGTTCACCAGGTACTGGACGAAGTTGTGGTAGCCCCGGGTCGTCTCTCCGCCTGGACCGCCGTGCACGTAGACGATGGCGGGCGCCTTGTTCTGGGCCGTGGCCTGGTGCGGCTTGAAGAGCAGGTTGGGGATCTCCATCCCGTCGAAGGACTTGAAGCGCACCACCTGCGCGTCCACCAGGTCCTCGGAGTCGAGCTCGCGGCTCATCGTGTCCGTCACGCGCGTGGTCTTCTTCGTGGCCAGGTCCTGGACATAGAGGTTCGCGGAGGAGCGGTCCGTCTCCAGCAGGACCGCCAGCTGCTTCTCGTCACGGGAGAAGACGGACTCGGAGATCATCCCGGGTGGGAACTGCGTCAGCGGAACCTGGGTGCCGGTCTTCATGTCGTGCAGGCGCAGCTCGAAGCCCGCGTCCACGTTGATGATGGAGTCGCGGAACGCCCCCGAGTGCGAGAAGGAGGTGCCGACGATGTCCCAGTCCGCCTTCTCCACGTCCTCCCACTTGCCGGCCTCCTTCGCCGGGCGCACCACGCGGGTGAACTCCGAGCCGTCGTTCGTGAGGACGTACAGCTCCCCGGTCACGGGGTGGATGTCCCCCACCCGGTAGATGGCCGTGCCCGTGTGGGGCGTGAGGTTCTTCAGCGTCTTGGTCGCGACGTCGTAGCGCCACACGTTGCCGTCCGACGTGGTGACCGCCTCCTCCAGCGCCACCCAGCTCTCGTCTGGAGCCACGCCAGCGACGCCGAACCCCTTGTCGTTCTGGGCCAGGAGCGTGCGCGCGTACGTCTTCGCGTCAACGCGGTACACGTCCATGGCGCCCGGGTCGCGCTCGTTGGTGGTGATGTAGAACGCGCTGTCGTCCCGGCTGAAGCCCAGGAAGCCGGCGGCGCCCTTCTTCATGGGCGTGAGGTCCTTCTCCTTGCCGTCCGGCGTGCGCACGTAGACGTGCGTCTGCTCATCCCCGCCCTTGTCGTGCATGAAGAGGATGCGGTTGTCGCGCGGGAAGGCGCCGACGACGCGGATGCTGTCCGTCTTCGAGCGCGTCAGCGCCGTGGGCTTGCCCCCGCCCACCGGCACGCTGTGCACGTTGAAGATGCCGGACGCGTTCGACGAGAAGAGCAGTTGCTTGCCGTCCGACGTGAAGACCGGGGCCATCACCTCCGTGGACCCCATGAACTGCTCCACCGAGTACTGCTTCGGCATCCGGGCCGCCGGGGCGCCCGTGGCCGGCTTCACCGCCGGAGCGGGCTGCGTGGCGGGTGGCGCGGCGGGCGGAGCGGCCCCCAGCAGGGGCAGGAGCAGCGTGGGCGCGACAAGGCGGGACAGGGACTTCCAGACGTTCATGGGGCCTCCGGGAGCGGCGGACAGGGGGACTCTGGGCCAGCCTCCGCCGGGTTCAACAGAGGGCGGCGACAAACCTGACATAAGGCTGTCACGGCCCGGGGCGACATTGATTGCGTTCCCACAACGCGGCACCGGAGAAATCGCCATGACCCAGAACGACACCCAGCTGAAGAACCCTGCCCAGCGCGGCCTCCACACCTACGCGGGCGGCTGCCTGTGTGGCGCCGTGCGTTACGAGGCCACCGTGGACCTGGCGGGCGTGAGCCGCTGCAACTGCACCATCTGCATGAAGTACGGCTACGGCGGCGGTGCGGGGATGAAGCCTGACGCCTTCCGCCTCCTGAAGGGCCAGGAGGCCCTCAAGAAGTACGGGCGCGACGGCAGCCCCAACACCCGCAGCTTCTGCGGGCGCTGCGGCGTCGTGTGCTTCGGTGACGGCGACGTCCCGGAGCTGGGCGGGAAGTTCGTCTCCATCTACGTCAACACGCTGGATGACGTGGACCCGTCGCTGCTCACCTTCGGGTACTGGGACGGCCGGCACGACAACTGGGCGGCCGGGATGCGCTCCACGCCGTGGCCCTTCCAGGCCGTCGCCTGAGGCCTACACACTCCCCGCCGCGGCCCGGCCCGCGGCGCGGCCGGAGAAGATGCAGCCGCCCAGGAACGTGCCTTCCAGGGCGCGGTAGCCGTGGACGCCACCGCCTCCGAAGCCGGCCACCTCGCCTGCCGCATAGAGCCCCGGGATGGTCTGTCCCTTGGCGTTGAAGACGCGGCCCTGGAGGTCGGTCTCGAAGCCGCCCAGCGTCTTGCGCGTGAGGATGTTCAGCTTCACGCCGATGAGAGGCCCCGCCTTGGGGTCCAGGATTCGGTGCAGCTTCGCGGTGCGCACCAGCTTGTCACCCCGGTAGTTGCGCGCCTGCCGGATGGCCGCGAGCTGCAGGTCCTTGCTGAAGGGGTTGTCCAGCTGCATGTCGCGGGCCTTCACCTCGCGCTCCACCGTGGTGAAGTCCAGCAGCGGGGTTTCCGTCTTCGCGTTCATCCCGGCGACCAGGTCGCGCAGGTTGTCGGAGACGACGAAGTCCTCGCCCTTCTCCTTGAAGGCCTCCACCGGGCCCATGGCCTTCTTGCCCACGGCGCGGTTGAGCACACCCAGCCAGTCCTTGCCGGTGAGGTCCGGGTTCTGCTCCGAGCCGGAGAGCGCGAACTCCTTCTTGATGATCCACTGGTTGAGGATGAACCAGGTGTGCTCGTGGCCCGTCTTGAGGATGTGCTCCAGCGTGCCCAGCGTGTCGAAGCCCGGGAACAGCGGCGGCGGCAGGCGCTTGCCGGTGGCGTCCAGCCACAGCGAGCTGGGGCCCGGCAGGATGCGGATGCCGTGGCGGGGCCAGATGGGGTTCCAGTTCCGCAGCCCCTCCGTGTAGTGCCACATGCGGTCGCGGTTGATGAGGCGCCCGCCCGCGGCCTCCGTGATGGCGATCATCCGGCCGTCCACGTGGTCGGGGACGCCTTGGATCATGAACTTCGGCGCGGGGCCCATGCGCTGGGGCCACGCCTTGCGGACCAGCTCGTGGTTGCCGCCGATGCCGCCGGACGTGACGATGACCGCGCTCGCGCGCAGCTCGAAGTCACCCACCGTCACGCGCGAGCTGCTGGCGCCACGAGGGACGTCCGTGGGCTCCAGCCGCATGCCGCGCACGCCCACCACCGCGCCGTTCTGGGTGAGCAACTCGTCCACGCGGCAGCGGAAGTGGAAGGTGAGGGTGCCCTTGGCTTCGGCCGCCTTGGCCCGGCGCACGAAGGGCTCCAGCACGCCGGGGCCGGTGCCCCAGGTGACGTGGAAGCGGGGGACGGAGTTGCCGTGGCCCACGGCGCCGTAGCCGCCGCGCTCCGCCCATCCCACGACGGGGAACCAGCTCATGCCCTGCTGCACCAGCCAGGGGCGCATCTCGCCCGCGGCGAAGGCGACGAAGGCCTCCGCCCACTGGCGCGGCCAGTGGTCCTCCTCGCGGTCGAAGCCGGCGGTGCCCAGCCAGTCCTCCATCGCGAGCGCGTGCGAGTCCTTGATGCCCATGCGCCGCTGCTCGGGCGAGTCCACGAGGAACAGGCCGCCGAACGACCAGAACGCCTGGCCGCCCAGGTTCTGCGGCCCCTCCTGGTCCACCACGGCGACGCGCTTGCCTGCGTCCGCGAGCTCGGTCGCGGCGACGAGTCCGGCGAGCCCTCCGCCGACGACGATGACATCCACTTCCTGTCCCATGCCGTGCCTCCCGGTCGCACCTGGCGCGCGGATGATAGCGGCTCGCGCGGATTGCGCATGGCCCTTCACATGCGCACTTCAGAAGGAGGAGGTGAATCAGCCATGTCACGCAAGACAATGGATTGTCGGGAGGCCCCGAGTGAGTCCAACTGCTCGCTGACCATCACCGGCGAGGAGGACGAGGTGATGCGGGCGGCGGTGGAACACGCCATTTCCGTCCACGGCGAGAAGGACAGCCCCGAGCTGCGCGAGATGATCCGGGTCTCGCTCAAGGACGAAGAGTCGTCCGTGGAAGCACCCATCCGAAACCCCGAGCCGGCGCAGCCGGGCATGCAGTGAAGCGCCCGGGGACGAGCCCGGAGGCAAGCCGGGCGCCACGGCGCTCCGGAGGGTAGACTCCCCGCGCATGGACTCCGGAGCGAAGGGCAACGCGGGACCGCTGGGCCATGACGCCTCCGCCTACGCGCAGCGTCAGGAAGGGCTGTCCCCGGAGCCGCTGCGGGACGCGGCCTGGAGCGTGGCGGGGCAGCGGGCCTTCGGCGTGGTGCTCGACGTGGGGTCGGGCAGTGGCGGGTGGATCCGCCGGCTGCAGCGCAACCCGGCCGTCGAGCGCATCCTCAGCACGGACATCCACGACGCGGGCGCCAGCCGCCTGCCGGGCGTGGAGTTCCAGCAGCGGGACGTGTCGCGGGACGCGCTGCCGTGGGGCGACGCGTCGGTGGACTGGGTGTTCGCCATCGAGGTGCTGGAGCATCTGGCCAACCCACGCCACTTCGTGAAGGAGGCCTTCCGCGTGCTCAAGCCCGGAGGCCACCTCTTCTTCACCACGCCCAACAACGACAGTCTGACGGCACGGCTGTCCTTCCTCGTCCGGGGCTACTTCCCCGCGTTCTGCGAGCAGGACTACCGGGACTCGGGGCACATCACCCCCATCACGGAGCTGGACGCGCGGCGCATGGCCGCGGAGGCGGGCTTCCAGTCCATCGACTTCGACTACCCGCTGCCCGGGCGCATCCCGCGCAGCAGCGTGTACTGGCAGCGGCTCCTGCCAGGGCTGCGCGGCCGGTGGTGGAGCGACGGGCTGTTCGCGCTGCTGACCCGGCTCCGCTGAAAAAGGCGCACGCGGGGACTGGCCGCCTGTTCAGGCTCCATGCTAGCCCTGCCTCGGGCCACGAGCCGGAGGGAGCGGATGCAACAGCGTTGCGTGTGGGTGGGGACGGATCCGCTGTACCAGACCTACCACGACGAGGAGTGGGGCGTGCCGGTGCGCGACAGCCGCGCGCTCTGGGAGATGCTGATGCTGGAGGGCTTCCAGGCGGGGCTCGCGTGGATCGTCATCCTGCGAAAGCGCGAGGCCTTCCGGAAGGCGTTCAAGGGCTTCGACCCGAAGGTGGTGGCGCGCTTCACGGAGAAGGACGTCACGCGCCTGATGGCGGACGAGGGCATCGTCCGGGCCCGCGCGAAGATTGAAGCGACCATCGGCAACGCGCGCGCCTACTTGAAGATGCAGGAGGCGGGCGAGGACTTCTCCTCGTTCGTCTGGGGCATGGCGGGCGGAAAGCCCATCCGCAATGTCTGGAAGGGCCGGGGCGACGTGCCGGCGAAGACGGAGCTGTCGGAGGCGTACTCCAAGGCCTTCAAGCAGCGCGGCTTCAAGTTCGTGGGGCCGGTCATCGTCTACGCGTGGATGCAGGCGACGGGCATCGTGGACGACCACACGGTGGACTGCTTCCGGCACGGCGTGCGGCACCGCTGAGGCGCCCGGGGTTCACGGCGCCGGGCAGGAAGGCACGGCGAAGCTGGTCCAGAGCAGGGGGGCGCCCTTCTCCACGGGGACGGTGACGGCCTTGCCGAGCACCGCGGCCCGGTCCGGGCCCAGGACCCAGGCGGTCGTGAGGAACTGCCTGGGAATGCCCGTCGCCGTGAGGTCCACGCTCGTGAGCACATGTCCTGGCGGGACGTCGTGCGTGAGCAGGAGCGCGGGCTGTAGCCCCCAGGCCCCGTCGACCTTCGCCAGATACTTGCGAGCCATGACCGTGCCGAACGTCCCGGCTCCCAGGAGGCTGACGAAGAGGCCCACGCCGATTCCTCGAATGAAGGGGCTCATGGCGTCTGGGCTCCCGACAGCCGCTCACGAATCGCTTCCACGGAAGCGTCGGTCCGGGAGGGGGCGGAGCGCTCCCGGAGCTGCTGGTCGCACTCGGCGGTGGGGGGCAGCGCCGTCGTGAGCAGCGGGTCCCCTGCCTTGAGGGGCACCGCGACGGTGTGGGTGAACACATGCTTCGCGGACTCCGGCCGCAAGACCGAGGCAGTGGTCAGCTGGCTCGGTACGGAGCGGATCGCGAGGGTCTGGTTGTCCAGGATGTCTCCTGGACGCAGGTCCCTGCTCACGACGAGGACCGGCACCAGGGTCCAACCGGCGCGAGCCTGATCCTCGTCGTGTTTGACCTTGGCGTACGCGAGGAGCCCCGCGAGCACTCCAAAGACAGGCACTCCGATTCCGACCCCCACGAAGAGCCCCTCAATGAATTTCATGGCTCCATGCTAGCGCATCCGCCCAATTCGTTGCAGCCCCGCCGCCTGGACTGCTGCCGTCGTGGCGGTGGACCTGGTCCGCCGGGTGCTGGTTTAACGGAACGCATGCGCTTGCCCCTCTTCGTCGCGGTGCTGTTGCTCTCGTGGAAGGCCGGGGCTGCTGAACCGGCCCCAGTGGTCCCCCGTTTCGAGCCGGGCGCCTGCGCCGTGGAGGTCGCCGCCTCGGAGCGCATCGACTGTGGCTTCCTGGTGGTGCCGGAGAACCGGCACAAGGCAGACAGCCGCCCCATCCGCCTTCCCGTCACCATCTTCCGCAGCCGTGCCGCGAAGCCGCTGGCGGATCCGGTGCTGTTCATGCCCGGGGGCCCGGGCCTCAGCGGGGTCGAGCGCATCACCTCCGGCAAGAACAACGCGCTGCTGGACGAGCGCGACTACGTCGTCCTGGAGCAGCGCGGCGTGAAGTTCGCGCAGCCGTCGCTCCAGTGCCCGGAGACCACCACCCTCAAGGGCGAGATCGCCGCGGGCCGGCTGCGCGGTGTGGCGGCGACCACCGCGCTGACGCAGGCGGCGGGACGCTGCCGGGCGACGCTGACCGCGTCGGGCGTGGACCTGGATGGCTACACCAGCGAGGCCTCCGCGGATGACATCGAGGACCTGCGCAAGGTGCTCGGCGTGGCGCGGTGGAACCTCTACGGCGTGTCGTACAGCACGCGGCTGATGTTGACCGTGCTGCGGCGGCATCCCGGAGGCGTCCGGAGCGTCGTGCTGGATTCGGTGCTGCCGCCGGAGGTGAACTTCGACGAGGTCTCCGCCACGAACGTGCTGCGCGTCCTGAACCAGGTGTTCGACGGGTGCGCGGTGGACCGCGAGTGCGGCGCCCGGTATCCCGACCTGCGCGCCCGCTTCGCGAAGCTGGTGGCCGACGCGGACCGCCGCCCCTTGAAGCTGGCCCTCCGGGCGGCCGGAGCACCGGCGGAGATACGAGGCGCGCAGGTGGTGGAGGCCATCTACTCCGCGATGCACGAACCCATCCAGATCCCCCGCATCCCCAGGCTCATCGTGGACGCCTCCGAGGGGCGCTTGGAGGCCCTGCGCGGGCTGATCAGCGACAACCAGGCGCCTTCGGCCATGGCCTGGGGCCTGCGCTATTCCGTCTGGTGCGCCGAGGAGATGCCGTTCGAGGACGCGGAGCGCATCGCCGCGCAACTCTCGCCCTCCATGGGCCTGGGCGGAGTGAACGAGGGGACGGCCTCACCTCAGGAGTGCCGCGCGTGGAACGTCACCGCCGCGCCCGCCGTGGAGAACACGCCGGTGAAGAGCGACGTGCCCGCGCTCGTCTTCGCGGGCGAGTTCGACCCGGACACGCCTCCGGAGTGGGGCCACCGGCTGCTCGATTCGATGCCCAACGCGTACCCCGTCGACATGCGGGGCCGCAGCCACGCGGCCTCCTTCAACACGTGCGGCGTGAGCATCGTGAAGGCCTTCCTCCAGGACCCCTCGCATCCGCCCGCCGTTGACTGCGCACTCAAGCGGCGCGGCGCGGACTTTTCCCTGAGCGTGCGGCCCTGAACCCAGGCACGCTTCACGCATTGGGCGGAGCCGACGCGACACCCAGGAGACACGGCAATGCGAATCACTGTGACGAGCGTGATGGTGGACGACCAGTCCAAGGCCCTGAAGTTCTACACGGAGGTCCTGGGCTTCGTGCTCAAGGTGGACGTTCCCATGGGCGGGGAGCACCGGTGGCTGACCGTGGTCTCGCCGGACGCGCAGGAGGGCACACAGCTCTTGCTGGAGCCCCTGGCCTTCGCTCCCGCGCGCGTGTACCAGAAGGCGCTGTTCGACGCGGGCATCCCGGCGGCGTCGTTCGGCGTGGACGACTGCCAGGCGGAATATGAGCGCCTGCTGAAACACGGCGTGGTGTTCCACACGAAGCCCACGGTGATGGGCCCCGTCACCGTCGCCATGTTCCAGGACACCTGCGGCAACCTCATCCAGATGGCCCAGGTGTAGCGGCGCTGTATCGGCCGGTCGTCGTATGTCACCCGGTGTCGGACACCGGTTATACCCTGTGTCCTGACAGTTCATGCTTCACACAGGGGGATGTGATGACGATGCGGATCCAGTCCAGGGTTCCGCCGCAGGAGCCTCGCAAGGGGCTCGCGGCGGAGGGGCAGCCGGCGGGAACGGCACGAAACACCGCGGCGCCGGGGACGCCTGCGCGCCCGCCGGAAGTGGCGGCGCGCCGGGCGGGCTTCTCCGAGCAGAGCGCGTTCGTCTCCAAGCAGCCGGACGTGACGTCCACGTTCAAGCGCGAGTTCGGCGCCATGGCGTCGGACAAGCAGAAGTTCCACGAGACGATGCGGACGGTCTACGGCGAGGGCTACGACGCCGGCAAGGCCGAGCAGTACCGGCAGCAGGCCCTGAAGGGCGACTTCGGCTGGCTGCCGCCGGTGCGCACGGTGTCCGCGGAGACGCTGAACGGGGCCAACGGCGCCTACGACGCGGAATCCGGCACGGTGCTCATCAACGCGTCGCTGGATCCGTCGCTGGCGGCCTCCACCTACGTGGAGGAGGCGGGCCACCACCTGGACACGAAGCTCAACACCGAGGACACGCAAGGGGACGAGGGCGAGCTGTTCCGCCGCATCCTGTCCGGCGAGAAGCTGTCCCCGACGCAGGTGGCGGACATCCGCGCGGAGAACGACAAGGGCACCATCGTCGTGGACGGCAAGGCGAAGGAGGTCGAGTTCTGGAACCCCTTCAAGGCCATTGGCGACGCGGTGGGCGGCGCGGCCAAGGCCGTGGGCAACGCGGTCGGCTCGGCGGTGAACGCCGTCGGTAGCGCGGTCACCTCGGCGGCCAAGGCGGTGGGCAGCGCGGTCACCACGGCGGCCAAGGCGGTGGGCGGCGCGGTCAGCACCGCGGCGAGCTGGGTGGGCGGCGCGGCGAAGACCGTCTGGAGCGGCATCAAGACGGTGGCCACCCGCGCGGGCGACGGCGTGCGCAGCCTGGTCACCGGCGCCGTCAGCACCGTGGTGGGCGCGGTCCGCAACGTGGGAGAGGGGCTGGGCACCTTCTTCGGCGGCATCGGCAAGTTGTTCCAGGGCAAGTTCGGTGAAGGCTTCAAGCAGATGGGGCTGGGCCTCTTGAAGACCGTCGTGCAGACGCCCGTGGACGCCCTCCTGATGATGGGCGGCCGGGCGCTGAGCGCCATCCAGACGCTGATTGGCGTGGAGCCGCCCGCGCGCAAGCTGTCGGACAGTGAGATCGCCACGCTGAAGAGCGTCTACGGGGACTCCATCGACTACTCGCAGATGCGCATCAAGGAGGGCAACTCCGGCCTGTTCAGCACCACCGGGCGCGCGTTCACCCACGGCAACACCATCTACATCCCGCCGGACAACCTGCCCCTGACGCCGGACCTGCTGGTGCACGAGTCGGCGCACGTCTGGCAGCACCAGAACGGCGGCACGGATTACATGAGCGAGGCGCTGGTGGCCCAGCACATCGGGGACGGCTACGACTTCGAGAAGGGCCTGGACGCGGGCAAGTCCTGGAGCCAGCTCAACCCCGAGCAGCAGGCGGAGTTCCTCCAGCAGGCGCAGCTCGCCGGCTACTTCGCCAACCCCGCCGCCGGCTTCCACTACAACGGCAAGGACTACACGGCGCAGATCAACGCGGCCGTCGCCCAGGTGCGGGCCGGCCAGGGGGCTCCGTAGGCCATGAGGTCGTCGCGCGTCGCCAGCCTGGGGGGGGTCTGGGTCCTGCTCCTCTTCCTCACCGCGTGCCGTCCGGTCCTCCAGGTGTCCCTGGTGGAGGGCGCGCGGCAACTGCCCGCTCCCCGCTTCCAGGTGGAGGACCCCGAGCATGAGGACCGCCCCCGCTACAACACCGTCCAGGTGCTGGACCGGGCGGGGGAGATGTACTGGCAGCTGCGGGCCGAGCCGTTCGGCGACCTCGCCAGCGTGGCCTCGCTGACGTACGGCGAGGCCCCCCAGGGCTTCACCGTCCTGGACGGGCCCCGGGCACTCCAGCCCGGGGGCCGATACGCATTGTACGTGGTGGGCAAGAACCGGGGGACGCTGCACTTCGACGTGGACGCGGAGGGCCACGTCACCCAGGTCGAACCGTAGCGTCAGGGCCCTGGACCCCCGGGGCGTTGCGCTAGCCTGGGGCCATGTCTTCGGAGCGCAACAGGGGCCGTGCTCGCACGGTGGAGGAGTGGCTGGGCCGGCTCGCCTCGCGCGATGCGGGAGCGCGCGAGGAGGCGCTGTCGGCGTTGGAGGAGTCGCTGGTGTCCGGCGAGCCGGAGTCGCGCGAGCGGACCGCCCGGGCGCTCCTGGTGGAGCTGGGGCGGCCCGGGACGGCGGTCGCGGAGCCCCTGCTGTTCCTGTTGCAGCGCGGCTGGTGGCCTCCGCAGGCGGGCCTCACCGGCCTCGCCGTCCAGAGCGTGCTGGCGGTGCTGGCGCGCATGGAGGCGGAGAGCCCGGCGCTGGAGAACGCTGCGGGGGTGCTCGCCGGGGTGTGCCGGGTGGATGCCTCCCAGCTCGCCGCGCTGGACGGGATGTTCCAGCACCCGAAGGCTTCTGTTCGCGGCGCCATGGCGCGCGTCGTGGGACGGCTGGGCACCGCCGCGGCGTCGGAGCTGCCCCGGCTGCTGAAGCTGCTGGAGGACGAGGAGTCCGTGGCCCTCTCCGCGCTGGAGTCGCTGGCCGCGCTCGCGCCGCTGGCCCCGGAGCTCACCGCGCCCCGGCTGCTGGAGCAGGTGCGCGGGTCGGACGGAGCGCGCCTCTACCTGGCCCTGGTGTCCCTGCGAGGCCTGCTGGATGAGCTGCACGGGGAAGCGCGGCCCGTGCCCGTGCTGCCGGACCTGGAGCCCGCGCTGCTGCGCACGCTGACCGCGCCGGAGGCGCCCATCCGGCAGGAGGCGGCGTCCCTGCTGGGGTTGTCCGGTCCGCTGTCGCCCGCCGCCGTCGCGGCCCTGCGCGAGCACCTCCGGGATGAGAGCCCGCACGTCGCGGCCCGCTCCGCCGTGGCGCTGGTGCGCTCCGGTGCTCCGGCGGCGGAGGCCCTCTTCCTGTTGAAGGGCCAGCTGGGCCCGGCCGCTTCGCGCGAGCTC
It encodes:
- a CDS encoding SAF domain-containing protein — protein: MSPFIRGIGVGLFVSLLGAGTFGTVMARKYLAKVDGAWGLQPALLLTHDVPPGHVLTSVDLTATGIPRQFLTTAWVLGPDRAAVLGKAVTVPVEKGAPLLWTSFAVPSCPAP
- a CDS encoding class I SAM-dependent methyltransferase — its product is MDSGAKGNAGPLGHDASAYAQRQEGLSPEPLRDAAWSVAGQRAFGVVLDVGSGSGGWIRRLQRNPAVERILSTDIHDAGASRLPGVEFQQRDVSRDALPWGDASVDWVFAIEVLEHLANPRHFVKEAFRVLKPGGHLFFTTPNNDSLTARLSFLVRGYFPAFCEQDYRDSGHITPITELDARRMAAEAGFQSIDFDYPLPGRIPRSSVYWQRLLPGLRGRWWSDGLFALLTRLR
- a CDS encoding GFA family protein — translated: MTQNDTQLKNPAQRGLHTYAGGCLCGAVRYEATVDLAGVSRCNCTICMKYGYGGGAGMKPDAFRLLKGQEALKKYGRDGSPNTRSFCGRCGVVCFGDGDVPELGGKFVSIYVNTLDDVDPSLLTFGYWDGRHDNWAAGMRSTPWPFQAVA
- a CDS encoding DNA-3-methyladenine glycosylase I, with amino-acid sequence MQQRCVWVGTDPLYQTYHDEEWGVPVRDSRALWEMLMLEGFQAGLAWIVILRKREAFRKAFKGFDPKVVARFTEKDVTRLMADEGIVRARAKIEATIGNARAYLKMQEAGEDFSSFVWGMAGGKPIRNVWKGRGDVPAKTELSEAYSKAFKQRGFKFVGPVIVYAWMQATGIVDDHTVDCFRHGVRHR
- a CDS encoding MarR family winged helix-turn-helix transcriptional regulator; translated protein: MSQDDPQRTPCNCLALRQASRHVTQFYDQVLAPSGLRTTQYSILQRVQAQGPLTVNALADQLVMDPSTLTHNLRPLLKDGFVALEVGRTDRRQRAVAITAEGQAVYRKARPLWLRAQADFERAVGDTQASALRDLLAAVARTSLGGAEAATEVPSAPGARSRRR
- a CDS encoding S9 family peptidase, translating into MNVWKSLSRLVAPTLLLPLLGAAPPAAPPATQPAPAVKPATGAPAARMPKQYSVEQFMGSTEVMAPVFTSDGKQLLFSSNASGIFNVHSVPVGGGKPTALTRSKTDSIRVVGAFPRDNRILFMHDKGGDEQTHVYVRTPDGKEKDLTPMKKGAAGFLGFSRDDSAFYITTNERDPGAMDVYRVDAKTYARTLLAQNDKGFGVAGVAPDESWVALEEAVTTSDGNVWRYDVATKTLKNLTPHTGTAIYRVGDIHPVTGELYVLTNDGSEFTRVVRPAKEAGKWEDVEKADWDIVGTSFSHSGAFRDSIINVDAGFELRLHDMKTGTQVPLTQFPPGMISESVFSRDEKQLAVLLETDRSSANLYVQDLATKKTTRVTDTMSRELDSEDLVDAQVVRFKSFDGMEIPNLLFKPHQATAQNKAPAIVYVHGGPGGETTRGYHNFVQYLVNHGYVVLGINNRGSSGYGKTFFKADDQKHGKDPLRDCVEARKYLASLPYVDGSRVAILGGSYGGYMVLAALAFHPDAFDVGVDVFGVSNWLRTLKSMPPEWGAFRQAMMQEIGDPEKQEAMLKEISPLFHADKIKKPLFVVQGANDPRVLQAESDDMVAAVKKNGVPVEYLLLPDEGHGFKKKKNEAEVDRRTLEFLDRYLKPATATAPKP
- a CDS encoding FAD-binding dehydrogenase, which encodes MGQEVDVIVVGGGLAGLVAATELADAGKRVAVVDQEGPQNLGGQAFWSFGGLFLVDSPEQRRMGIKDSHALAMEDWLGTAGFDREEDHWPRQWAEAFVAFAAGEMRPWLVQQGMSWFPVVGWAERGGYGAVGHGNSVPRFHVTWGTGPGVLEPFVRRAKAAEAKGTLTFHFRCRVDELLTQNGAVVGVRGMRLEPTDVPRGASSSRVTVGDFELRASAVIVTSGGIGGNHELVRKAWPQRMGPAPKFMIQGVPDHVDGRMIAITEAAGGRLINRDRMWHYTEGLRNWNPIWPRHGIRILPGPSSLWLDATGKRLPPPLFPGFDTLGTLEHILKTGHEHTWFILNQWIIKKEFALSGSEQNPDLTGKDWLGVLNRAVGKKAMGPVEAFKEKGEDFVVSDNLRDLVAGMNAKTETPLLDFTTVEREVKARDMQLDNPFSKDLQLAAIRQARNYRGDKLVRTAKLHRILDPKAGPLIGVKLNILTRKTLGGFETDLQGRVFNAKGQTIPGLYAAGEVAGFGGGGVHGYRALEGTFLGGCIFSGRAAGRAAAGSV
- a CDS encoding DUF1059 domain-containing protein encodes the protein MSRKTMDCREAPSESNCSLTITGEEDEVMRAAVEHAISVHGEKDSPELREMIRVSLKDEESSVEAPIRNPEPAQPGMQ
- a CDS encoding HNH endonuclease, with the protein product METLVLSQSYEPVARIPWQRAVMLLVQGKVEVVEEYEDRVIRSVTVELRMPSVIRFVRALWKGPRGVRFSRENVYQRDQCRCQYCGRKVTRPEATYDHVMPRAQGGRTSWENIVIACVPCNQKKGNRTPAQARMTLRTVPAKPKRLPDALVVSFLVEKGLPLSWRKFLRDVAYWHTELEA